A genome region from Verrucomicrobiota bacterium includes the following:
- the uvsE gene encoding UV DNA damage repair endonuclease UvsE, producing the protein MPRNPPATGGLRLGLCCLFAVEPIKFRTTTATAMLRLTRKQRLARLADLCLANADALLAALRFCAAHGIAAFRVNSQILPVKTHPTAGYTMSELPGGAGIVERFKECGKFARANALRLSFHPDQFVVLNSPNPKTLAHSLEELDYQAEVAEWVGADTINIHGGGAYGDKTAALGALRKNIERLPVPVRSRLTLENDDKVYTPSDLLPVCADTGVPLVYDVHHHRCLSDGLSVAETTKRARKTWKSEPLFHISSPIEGWNGPKPQRHHDYINVADFPDEWLGWPLTVEVEAKAKELAVARLIDDLHGKGARNAR; encoded by the coding sequence GTGCCAAGAAATCCACCCGCGACGGGCGGGCTGCGTCTGGGATTGTGCTGCCTGTTCGCCGTTGAGCCGATCAAGTTCCGCACGACCACGGCAACGGCGATGCTCCGCCTGACCAGGAAACAGAGGCTGGCGCGGCTGGCGGATCTGTGCCTGGCCAATGCTGACGCGTTGCTCGCTGCGCTGAGATTTTGCGCGGCGCACGGCATCGCCGCGTTCCGGGTGAACAGCCAGATTCTGCCCGTGAAGACGCACCCCACGGCGGGCTACACAATGAGCGAATTGCCGGGCGGCGCGGGCATCGTGGAGCGTTTCAAGGAATGCGGTAAGTTCGCCCGTGCCAATGCTCTGCGACTCTCATTTCATCCCGATCAATTCGTGGTGCTCAATTCCCCGAATCCCAAAACGCTCGCGCATTCGCTGGAGGAACTGGATTACCAGGCCGAGGTCGCTGAGTGGGTTGGGGCGGACACGATCAACATCCACGGCGGCGGCGCGTATGGCGACAAGACCGCCGCGCTTGGGGCTCTGCGGAAGAACATTGAACGCCTGCCTGTGCCGGTGCGATCGCGGCTCACGCTGGAGAATGACGACAAGGTTTACACGCCTTCCGACCTCCTGCCCGTTTGCGCCGACACCGGCGTGCCGCTGGTCTACGACGTGCATCACCATCGCTGTCTGTCTGACGGATTGAGCGTGGCCGAGACCACGAAGCGGGCGCGGAAAACGTGGAAGTCAGAACCGCTGTTTCATATTTCCAGCCCGATCGAAGGCTGGAACGGGCCGAAGCCGCAGCGGCACCATGACTACATCAACGTCGCTGATTTCCCGGATGAGTGGTTGGGCTGGCCGCTGACGGTGGAGGTCGAGGCCAAGGCCAAGGAGCTGGCGGTGGCGCGACTCATTGACGACCTCCATGGGAAAGGAGCACGGAATGCCCGCTGA